A section of the Pseudomonas flavescens genome encodes:
- the carB gene encoding carbamoyl-phosphate synthase large subunit, translated as MPKRTDIKSILILGAGPIVIGQACEFDYSGAQACKALREEGFRVILVNSNPATIMTDPSMADATYIEPIKWATVAKIIEKERPDALLPTMGGQTALNCALDLERHGVLEKFGVEMIGANADTIDKAEDRSRFDKAMKDIGLACPVSGIAHSMEEAYGVLEKVGFPCIIRPSFTMGGTGGGIAYNREEFEEICARGLDLSPTRELLIDESLIGWKEYEMEVVRDKKDNCIIVCAIENFDPMGVHTGDSITVAPAQTLTDKEYQILRNASLAVLREIGVETGGSNVQFGICPDTGRMVVIEMNPRVSRSSALASKATGFPIAKIAAKLAVGYTLDELSNDITGGRTPASFEPAIDYVVTKIPRFAFEKFPKADARLTTQMKSVGEVMAIGRTFQESLQKALRGLEVGVSGFDPKLDPADPEAESTLKRELIVPGADRIWYVGDAFRAGKTVEEVFELTRIDEWFLVQIEDLIKDEQRIQTLGLSSIDRDLMFSLKRKGFSDARLAALLGVTEKNLRSHRHKLKVLPVYKRVDTCAAEFATDTAYMYSTYEEECEANPSSRDKIMILGGGPNRIGQGIEFDYCCVHAALAMREDGYETIMVNCNPETVSTDYDTSDRLYFEPVTLEDVLEIVRVEQPKGVIVQYGGQTPLKLCRALEEAGVPIIGTSPDAIDRAEDRERFQQMVQRLGLRQPANATARSEEEALTLSKNIGYPMVVRPSYVLGGRAMEIVYQEEELKRYMREAVKVSNDSPVLLDRFLNCAIEVDIDAVCDGEQVVIGAIMQHIEQAGVHSGDSACSLPPYSLPAHIQDEIRDQVKKMALELGVVGLMNVQMAVQGEDIYVIEVNPRASRTVPFVSKCIGESLAKVAARVMAGKTLAEIGFTEEIIPPFFSVKEAVFPFNKFPGVDPILGPEMKSTGEVMGVGDTFGEAFAKAQLGASEILPNSGCAFISVRDDDKPLAEQVARDLISLGFEVVATSGTAKVIEAAGLPVRRVNKVTEGRPHVVDMIKNDEVTLIINTTEGRQSIADSYSIRRNALQHKIACTTTIAAGQAICEALKFGPEKTVRRLQDLHAGIKA; from the coding sequence ATGCCAAAACGTACAGACATCAAAAGTATCCTGATCCTCGGTGCCGGCCCCATCGTCATCGGCCAGGCGTGCGAATTCGACTATTCCGGCGCCCAGGCCTGCAAGGCCCTGCGCGAGGAAGGTTTCCGCGTCATTCTGGTGAACTCCAACCCGGCCACCATCATGACCGACCCGTCGATGGCCGACGCCACCTACATCGAGCCGATCAAATGGGCCACCGTGGCCAAGATCATCGAGAAGGAGCGTCCTGACGCGCTGCTGCCGACCATGGGTGGCCAGACCGCGCTGAACTGCGCCCTGGACCTCGAGCGTCATGGCGTGCTGGAAAAATTCGGCGTCGAGATGATCGGTGCCAATGCCGACACCATCGACAAGGCCGAAGACCGTTCGCGGTTCGACAAGGCGATGAAAGACATCGGCCTTGCCTGCCCGGTTTCGGGCATCGCCCACAGCATGGAAGAAGCCTACGGCGTGCTCGAGAAGGTCGGCTTCCCGTGCATCATCCGTCCGTCCTTCACCATGGGCGGTACCGGTGGTGGCATCGCCTACAACCGTGAAGAATTCGAGGAAATCTGCGCCCGTGGTCTGGACCTGTCGCCGACCCGTGAGCTGCTGATCGACGAATCGCTGATCGGCTGGAAGGAATACGAGATGGAGGTGGTCCGCGACAAGAAGGACAACTGCATCATCGTCTGCGCCATCGAAAACTTCGATCCGATGGGCGTGCACACCGGTGACTCGATCACCGTCGCACCGGCCCAGACCCTGACCGACAAGGAATACCAGATCCTGCGTAACGCCTCTCTGGCGGTGCTGCGCGAGATCGGTGTGGAAACCGGCGGCTCCAACGTGCAGTTCGGCATCTGCCCGGATACCGGTCGTATGGTGGTCATCGAGATGAACCCGCGTGTGTCGCGTTCCTCGGCACTGGCCTCCAAGGCGACCGGTTTCCCCATCGCCAAGATCGCCGCCAAGCTGGCGGTGGGTTACACCCTCGACGAGCTGTCCAACGACATCACCGGTGGTCGTACCCCGGCGTCGTTCGAGCCGGCCATCGATTACGTGGTCACCAAGATCCCGCGCTTCGCCTTCGAGAAATTCCCCAAGGCCGACGCCCGCCTGACCACCCAGATGAAATCCGTCGGTGAAGTCATGGCCATCGGCCGTACCTTCCAGGAATCCCTGCAGAAAGCGCTGCGTGGCCTGGAAGTTGGCGTGTCCGGTTTCGATCCCAAGCTCGACCCGGCCGATCCCGAAGCTGAAAGCACCCTCAAGCGCGAGCTGATCGTGCCGGGCGCGGACCGCATCTGGTACGTCGGCGACGCTTTCCGTGCCGGCAAGACGGTCGAAGAAGTGTTCGAGCTGACGCGCATCGACGAGTGGTTCCTGGTGCAGATCGAAGATCTCATCAAGGACGAGCAGCGCATCCAGACCCTGGGCCTGTCCAGCATCGACCGTGACCTGATGTTCAGCCTCAAGCGCAAGGGCTTCTCCGATGCGCGCCTGGCGGCGTTGCTCGGTGTCACCGAGAAGAACCTGCGCAGCCATCGCCACAAGCTCAAGGTGCTGCCGGTCTACAAGCGTGTGGACACCTGCGCTGCCGAGTTCGCGACCGATACCGCCTACATGTATTCGACCTACGAGGAAGAGTGCGAAGCCAATCCGAGCAGCCGCGACAAGATCATGATCCTCGGCGGCGGCCCGAACCGCATCGGCCAGGGTATCGAGTTCGACTACTGCTGCGTGCACGCCGCGCTGGCCATGCGTGAAGACGGTTACGAGACCATCATGGTCAACTGCAACCCGGAAACCGTCTCCACCGACTACGACACATCCGATCGGCTGTACTTCGAGCCAGTGACCCTGGAAGACGTACTGGAAATTGTCCGCGTCGAGCAGCCCAAGGGTGTGATCGTCCAGTACGGCGGTCAGACGCCGTTGAAACTGTGCCGCGCCCTGGAAGAAGCTGGCGTGCCGATTATCGGCACCAGCCCGGACGCTATCGACCGCGCCGAAGACCGTGAGCGTTTCCAGCAGATGGTGCAGCGCCTCGGCCTGCGTCAGCCTGCCAACGCCACCGCCCGTAGCGAAGAAGAGGCGCTGACGCTGTCCAAGAACATCGGTTACCCGATGGTGGTCCGCCCATCCTATGTACTTGGTGGCCGGGCGATGGAAATCGTCTACCAGGAAGAAGAGCTCAAGCGCTATATGCGCGAGGCGGTGAAGGTCTCCAACGACAGCCCGGTTCTGCTCGACCGCTTCCTCAACTGCGCTATCGAAGTCGATATCGATGCGGTGTGCGATGGTGAGCAGGTCGTCATCGGCGCCATCATGCAGCACATCGAACAAGCGGGTGTGCACTCCGGTGACTCCGCCTGTTCGCTGCCACCTTACTCGCTGCCAGCACACATCCAGGACGAGATCCGCGACCAGGTCAAGAAAATGGCCCTGGAGCTCGGCGTCGTCGGCCTGATGAACGTGCAGATGGCCGTGCAGGGTGAAGACATCTACGTGATCGAGGTCAACCCGCGCGCGTCGCGTACCGTGCCGTTCGTGTCCAAGTGCATCGGCGAGTCGCTGGCCAAGGTGGCGGCGCGCGTGATGGCTGGCAAGACGCTGGCGGAAATCGGCTTCACCGAAGAAATCATCCCGCCGTTCTTCAGCGTCAAGGAAGCGGTATTCCCGTTCAACAAGTTCCCGGGCGTTGACCCGATTCTCGGCCCGGAGATGAAGTCCACTGGCGAAGTGATGGGCGTCGGCGACACGTTCGGTGAGGCCTTCGCCAAGGCGCAGCTGGGCGCTAGCGAGATTCTGCCGAACTCCGGCTGTGCGTTCATCAGCGTGCGTGATGATGACAAGCCGCTGGCCGAGCAGGTCGCCCGCGATCTGATCAGCCTGGGCTTCGAAGTCGTCGCCACCTCCGGTACCGCCAAGGTGATCGAGGCTGCCGGTTTGCCGGTACGTCGCGTGAACAAAGTGACCGAAGGCCGTCCGCACGTGGTCGACATGATCAAGAATGACGAGGTCACCCTCATCATCAATACCACCGAAGGTCGTCAGTCCATCGCGGACTCCTACTCCATCCGTCGTAACGCTCTGCAGCACAAGATCGCCTGCACCACCACCATTGCGGCTGGTCAGGCGATTTGCGAGGCGCTGAAGTTCGGCCCTGAAAAGACCGTACGTCGTTTGCAAGACCTGCACGCAGGAATCAAGGCATGA
- the greA gene encoding transcription elongation factor GreA produces the protein MNKYPMTVEGARALEEELAHLTKVVRPKLSQDIGEARELGDLKENAEYHAAREQQGMVEARVRDIEGRLQNAVVIDVTTIAHTGKVIFGTTVEIANVETDESVSYRIVGEDEADIKQGKISVGSPIARALIGKEEGDVVAVSTPSGLIEYEIVEVRHI, from the coding sequence ATGAACAAGTACCCCATGACCGTGGAGGGCGCTCGCGCCCTCGAGGAAGAGCTGGCCCACCTGACCAAGGTAGTCCGGCCCAAGCTCAGTCAGGACATCGGCGAAGCACGCGAGCTGGGTGACCTGAAGGAAAACGCCGAGTACCACGCTGCACGCGAGCAGCAGGGCATGGTCGAAGCGCGCGTTCGCGATATCGAAGGCCGTCTGCAGAACGCGGTGGTGATCGATGTGACCACCATCGCCCATACCGGCAAGGTGATCTTCGGTACTACCGTGGAAATCGCCAACGTCGAGACCGATGAAAGCGTGTCCTACCGGATCGTCGGTGAAGACGAAGCCGACATCAAGCAGGGCAAGATTTCCGTCGGTTCGCCCATTGCCCGTGCCCTGATCGGCAAGGAAGAGGGTGACGTGGTGGCGGTGAGCACCCCTAGCGGTCTGATCGAGTACGAGATTGTCGAAGTTCGTCACATCTGA
- the rlmE gene encoding 23S rRNA (uridine(2552)-2'-O)-methyltransferase RlmE, translated as MARSKTSQRWLKEHFDDPYVKMAQRDGYRSRASYKLLEVQEKDRILRPGITVVDLGAAPGGWSQVTSRVIGDKGRLIASDILEMDSIPDVTFIQGDFTDDAVFARILEAIDNHPVDLVISDMAPNMSGVRESDQPRAMYLCELALDLATRVLRPGGDYLIKIFQGEGFDEYHRQVRGLFEKVQMRKPLSSRGRSREQYMLARGFKGQREE; from the coding sequence GTGGCCCGTTCCAAGACCAGCCAGCGTTGGCTGAAAGAGCATTTCGACGATCCCTACGTCAAAATGGCGCAAAGGGACGGCTACCGTTCACGTGCCAGCTACAAGCTGCTGGAGGTGCAGGAGAAGGATCGCATCCTGCGCCCGGGAATCACCGTGGTCGACCTCGGTGCGGCCCCGGGCGGCTGGTCTCAGGTCACCAGTCGGGTGATCGGCGACAAGGGGCGGCTGATCGCCTCGGACATCCTGGAAATGGACAGCATCCCGGATGTCACCTTCATTCAGGGCGACTTTACCGACGATGCGGTGTTCGCACGCATCCTCGAGGCTATCGACAATCATCCCGTAGACCTTGTGATTTCCGATATGGCCCCCAATATGAGTGGAGTCAGGGAATCGGATCAGCCGCGCGCCATGTACCTGTGCGAGCTGGCGCTGGATCTGGCTACCCGAGTGCTGCGCCCCGGTGGTGATTATCTGATCAAGATTTTCCAGGGCGAAGGTTTCGACGAGTACCACAGGCAGGTTCGTGGTCTGTTCGAGAAGGTGCAGATGCGCAAGCCGCTGTCATCGCGCGGGCGCTCCCGCGAGCAGTACATGCTGGCGCGTGGATTCAAAGGGCAGCGCGAAGAGTAA
- a CDS encoding DUF4149 domain-containing protein, whose translation MAAGIWMLLQTLWVGGIWILHFMVVPGLYSVGLASLLIEEIAGVLMPQMVLITLVCVLVQAGLLVRLRRLSSLWGERRGQFLLAVLAIASALLASLVLWPDAIRWQLFSYLLLAFFGLLLVLQPVPRTVAKADPAVG comes from the coding sequence ATGGCTGCAGGTATCTGGATGCTGCTGCAAACCCTTTGGGTGGGCGGCATCTGGATACTGCACTTCATGGTGGTGCCGGGGCTGTACAGCGTGGGGCTGGCGTCGCTGCTGATCGAAGAGATCGCTGGCGTGCTGATGCCGCAGATGGTGCTCATCACCCTGGTCTGCGTGCTCGTTCAGGCTGGTCTGCTCGTTAGGCTGCGTCGCCTTTCGTCGCTTTGGGGCGAGCGCCGCGGGCAATTTCTGCTCGCGGTGCTGGCAATCGCTTCGGCCTTGCTGGCTTCGCTCGTGCTCTGGCCAGATGCCATTCGCTGGCAGCTGTTCAGCTACTTGCTGCTGGCGTTCTTCGGCCTGCTGCTGGTGCTGCAGCCCGTGCCGCGAACGGTCGCGAAAGCCGACCCGGCGGTCGGCTGA
- the yhbY gene encoding ribosome assembly RNA-binding protein YhbY: MPLTQEQKKQFKSIGHHLKPVLIVADNGVTEGVLAELERALNDHELIKIQLRITERESRLAVIDELCKASKADLAQVIGKMALIYRKNPKANRNLSNISRFQG, from the coding sequence ATGCCGCTCACTCAAGAGCAGAAGAAACAGTTCAAATCTATCGGCCACCACCTGAAACCGGTATTGATCGTTGCCGATAACGGTGTTACCGAAGGCGTATTGGCAGAGCTGGAGCGCGCCCTGAACGATCATGAACTGATCAAGATTCAGCTGCGCATCACCGAGCGCGAAAGCCGCCTGGCGGTGATCGATGAGCTGTGCAAGGCCAGCAAGGCCGACCTGGCGCAGGTAATCGGAAAAATGGCGCTGATCTACCGCAAGAACCCCAAGGCCAATCGCAACCTGTCCAACATCAGCCGCTTTCAGGGCTGA